One genomic segment of Hevea brasiliensis isolate MT/VB/25A 57/8 chromosome 3, ASM3005281v1, whole genome shotgun sequence includes these proteins:
- the LOC110647935 gene encoding uncharacterized protein LOC110647935 isoform X2 — translation MAKKRTTDRQKTRKKKLHLIDNIPNYTKQPRSPAPKRRSDFSSFFSSPSSFISNSGPLRHGLFSITISSSDKTTVQEKELPELPIVRCRNSADKKSKLLSDLYENAVIKIKSVAQHTIVDHCSDSYQTSFMTMESTPEKSQVTESTSFCVTPGNVVWAKMDCQIWWPAEIIGETSSEADSRSKGIDGHVLVQFYGNYRSAWVDPAREISQLEDCFEERSSNTMDTFQDALKQALKRKEYLSVHRQLLGIPDGSDHPYQQDQSSDKWTSSISSRTECNFLKRRKGKKKQKPKICFDEVVFPLRSARKVRRFRIMRYLGLVAPIGSFCC, via the exons ATGGCGAAGAAGAGAACAACAGATAGGCAAAAGACAAGGAAGAAGAAATTACACCTAATTGATAACATACCAAATTACACAAAGCAGCCTAGGAGCCCCGCACCTAAACGCCGTTCTGATTTCTCTTCCTTCTTCTCCTCCCCTTCTTCTTTTATCTCCAATTCAG GTCCCCTTAGACATGGTTTGTTCAGTATCACGATCAGTAGTTCGGATAAAACTACAGTTCAGGAAAAAGAATTGCCTGAGCTCCCTATAGTTCGGTGCAGAAATTCTGCAGATAAAAAATCAAAACTGTTATCTGATTTATATGAAAATGCAGTTATAAAAATCAAATCAGTTGCCCAACATACAATTGTTGATCACTGCAGTGATAG ttatcaGACAAGTTTCATGACAATGGAATCTACCCCCGAGAAATCACAAGTTACAGAAAGCACTAGCTTTTGTGTAACTCCAGGAAATGTTGTGTGGGCAAAAATGGACTGCCAAATTTGGTGGCCTGCTGAA ATAATTGGAGAAACATCCTCTGAAGCTGATTCAAGAAGCAAAGGTATTGATGGCCATGTTCTAGTACAGTTTTATGGCAATTACAGAAG TGCTTGGGTTGATCCAGCTAGAGAAATTTCACAGCTTGAGGAT TGCTTTGAAGAAAGGAGCAGTAACACTATGGACACATTTCAAGATGCTTTAAAACAA GCTTTAAAAAGAAAGGAATATCTAAGTGTACATAGGCAATTACTTGGAATCCCTGATGGTTCCGATCACCCTTATCAGCAAGATCAATCATCTG ATAAATGGACTTCATCAATTTCTAGTAGAACAGAATGCAATTTCCTTAAAAGAAGAAAGGGCAAGAAGAAACAAAAACCTAAAATTTGCTTTGAC GAAGTTGTGTTTCCTTTAAGATCTGCCAGAAAGGTTCGCCGGTTCAGGATAATGCGGTACCTTGGCCTTGTAGCTCCTATAG GTTCCTTTTGCTGTTAG
- the LOC110647935 gene encoding uncharacterized protein LOC110647935 isoform X1 has product MAKKRTTDRQKTRKKKLHLIDNIPNYTKQPRSPAPKRRSDFSSFFSSPSSFISNSGPLRHGLFSITISSSDKTTVQEKELPELPIVRCRNSADKKSKLLSDLYENAVIKIKSVAQHTIVDHCSDSYQTSFMTMESTPEKSQVTESTSFCVTPGNVVWAKMDCQIWWPAEIIGETSSEADSRSKGIDGHVLVQFYGNYRSAWVDPAREISQLEDCFEERSSNTMDTFQDALKQALKRKEYLSVHRQLLGIPDGSDHPYQQDQSSDKWTSSISSRTECNFLKRRKGKKKQKPKICFDEVVFPLRSARKVRRFRIMRYLGLVAPIVSRICLFGLVFCTTNVSCFGLDVRY; this is encoded by the exons ATGGCGAAGAAGAGAACAACAGATAGGCAAAAGACAAGGAAGAAGAAATTACACCTAATTGATAACATACCAAATTACACAAAGCAGCCTAGGAGCCCCGCACCTAAACGCCGTTCTGATTTCTCTTCCTTCTTCTCCTCCCCTTCTTCTTTTATCTCCAATTCAG GTCCCCTTAGACATGGTTTGTTCAGTATCACGATCAGTAGTTCGGATAAAACTACAGTTCAGGAAAAAGAATTGCCTGAGCTCCCTATAGTTCGGTGCAGAAATTCTGCAGATAAAAAATCAAAACTGTTATCTGATTTATATGAAAATGCAGTTATAAAAATCAAATCAGTTGCCCAACATACAATTGTTGATCACTGCAGTGATAG ttatcaGACAAGTTTCATGACAATGGAATCTACCCCCGAGAAATCACAAGTTACAGAAAGCACTAGCTTTTGTGTAACTCCAGGAAATGTTGTGTGGGCAAAAATGGACTGCCAAATTTGGTGGCCTGCTGAA ATAATTGGAGAAACATCCTCTGAAGCTGATTCAAGAAGCAAAGGTATTGATGGCCATGTTCTAGTACAGTTTTATGGCAATTACAGAAG TGCTTGGGTTGATCCAGCTAGAGAAATTTCACAGCTTGAGGAT TGCTTTGAAGAAAGGAGCAGTAACACTATGGACACATTTCAAGATGCTTTAAAACAA GCTTTAAAAAGAAAGGAATATCTAAGTGTACATAGGCAATTACTTGGAATCCCTGATGGTTCCGATCACCCTTATCAGCAAGATCAATCATCTG ATAAATGGACTTCATCAATTTCTAGTAGAACAGAATGCAATTTCCTTAAAAGAAGAAAGGGCAAGAAGAAACAAAAACCTAAAATTTGCTTTGAC GAAGTTGTGTTTCCTTTAAGATCTGCCAGAAAGGTTCGCCGGTTCAGGATAATGCGGTACCTTGGCCTTGTAGCTCCTATAG TTAGCCGCATCTGTCTGTTCGGTTTGGTCTTCTGCACAACAAACGTTTCATGTTTTGGGCTGGatgtaaggtattaa
- the LOC110647942 gene encoding thaumatin-like protein 1, giving the protein MKKTSVLLGLTFTFLFCGVHPATITFTNNCPYTVWPATLTGDNRPQLSSTGFQLATKETQSLNIPAPFTGRFWGRTHCSTESSSGRFTCATGDCGSGQVSCNGAGGNPPISLIEFTLAENNGKDFYDISLVDGFNVPVSVSPQGGSGDNCITASCAGDVNSVCPTELAVTGSDGGTVIACKSACEEFHQPEYCCTENFRIPETCKPTTYSMIFKNQCPQAYSYAYDDLTSTFSCSGGANYAITFCP; this is encoded by the exons ATGAAGAAGACTTCTGTGCTTCTCGGCCTTACTTTCACCTTTCTCTTTTGTG GAGTTCACCCGGCGACGATAACTTTCACAAACAATTGTCCATACACAGTCTGGCCAGCAACCTTAACCGGTGACAACAGGCCTCAGCTCTCAAGCACCGGCTTCCAATTAGCAACCAAAGAAACTCAATCCCTCAACATTCCAGCCCCATTCACTGGAAGGTTTTGGGGCCGAACACACTGTTCCACCGAATCCTCCTCCGGCAGGTTCACTTGTGCAACTGGTGATTGTGGTTCAGGACAAGTATCTTGCAACGGTGCTGGTGGAAATCCACCTATTAGCCTCATAGAATTCACTTTAGCAGAAAACAATGGAAAAGATTTCTACGACATTAGCCTCGTTGATGGGTTTAACGTGCCAGTATCAGTGTCTCCACAAGGCGGGTCTGGTGATAACTGCATTACTGCGAGCTGTGCAGGAGATGTAAACTCTGTCTGCCCGACAGAATTAGCAGTTACAGGGTCTGATGGGGGCACTGTGATTGCTTGCAAGAGTGCATGCGAGGAATTCCACCAGCCAGAATATTGCTGCACAGAAAACTTCAGAATCCCAGAAACTTGTAAACCCACAACTTATTCAATGATCTTCAAGAACCAGTGCCCTCAGGCTTACAGCTACGCTTATGATGATTTAACTAGCACATTTTCTTGCAGTGGTGGAGCTAATTACGCCATCACTTTCTGTCCGTGA